A region of uncultured Desulfobacter sp. DNA encodes the following proteins:
- a CDS encoding S-layer homology domain-containing protein — MKQYLKFFWLVGAIAILTAGCAQKGIQGLSAEDTPEHHYLMGMELVDDGNLSDAKTHFDRALALAPDYAPALSGNALVAACNCEFQDDASHRSVDMEKAIELIEKAEDETDGASQRFAIQVTAIRVYTHAKPKNWLESAQNAYDGGMGIKDVKATELPYYRGREAADYFMGVAAYRAFQFRDAEDLLSNVTQAAPGRWHEPAAILFKKVHKIVRAMANYTLTDVAKHIAIKDEVVRADVAALLVDELRLDSLMAGRIPTPSKKEVQFIPADIINNPFKNEIQTILKWHLRGLEPEYDATSQAYLFHPESTLKRKDLAFILEDLLIKITGEEKMASVYFGQDRSSFPDVDTSSPWYNAVMNSVSRSLMETELSGTFRPDDTADGSEILLALMRLRNVMNIY; from the coding sequence ATGAAACAGTACTTGAAGTTCTTTTGGCTTGTCGGTGCAATTGCGATTCTGACCGCAGGCTGCGCCCAAAAAGGTATCCAGGGCCTCTCAGCCGAGGACACACCGGAGCACCATTATCTTATGGGAATGGAACTCGTTGATGACGGCAATTTAAGTGATGCCAAGACCCATTTCGACAGGGCGTTGGCGCTTGCACCTGATTACGCGCCGGCCCTGTCCGGAAATGCACTGGTTGCGGCCTGCAATTGCGAATTCCAGGACGATGCATCCCACCGCAGTGTGGATATGGAAAAAGCGATTGAGCTCATTGAAAAGGCAGAAGATGAAACAGACGGGGCTTCCCAGAGATTTGCCATTCAGGTAACTGCCATCCGGGTATACACACACGCCAAGCCAAAAAACTGGCTGGAGTCTGCCCAGAACGCCTATGATGGCGGCATGGGTATTAAAGATGTCAAAGCAACGGAACTGCCATACTACCGGGGTCGTGAAGCTGCTGATTACTTCATGGGTGTAGCCGCGTACCGGGCCTTCCAATTCAGAGACGCAGAAGATCTATTATCCAATGTAACCCAGGCCGCACCGGGGCGGTGGCACGAACCCGCTGCCATCCTCTTTAAAAAGGTTCATAAAATCGTGCGTGCCATGGCGAATTACACCCTCACAGATGTGGCCAAACACATTGCCATCAAAGACGAAGTTGTGCGGGCAGATGTGGCAGCCCTACTAGTTGACGAACTGCGCCTGGACAGCCTCATGGCCGGACGCATTCCTACCCCCTCGAAAAAAGAAGTACAATTTATTCCGGCAGACATCATCAACAATCCTTTTAAAAATGAAATTCAGACCATTTTGAAATGGCATCTTCGCGGACTTGAGCCCGAATATGATGCCACCTCCCAGGCCTATCTTTTTCATCCAGAGTCTACTTTAAAGCGCAAGGACCTGGCTTTCATTCTAGAAGACCTGCTGATCAAAATCACAGGTGAAGAGAAGATGGCCAGCGTTTATTTTGGGCAGGACCGTTCATCCTTTCCAGATGTGGATACTTCTTCCCCATGGTATAACGCCGTGATGAATTCCGTCAGCCGCAGTCTAATGGAAACTGAACTTTCCGGCACCTTCCGCCCGGATGATACGGCAGACGGTTCAGAGATACTACTGGCACTGATGCGACTGCGTAACGTTATGAATATCTATTAA
- a CDS encoding SpoIID/LytB domain-containing protein has product MLIVNLSLAFADTTDLSTQALEKEHLARYLMNQASYLIDSGKYFEALESYKTAAETTANDKTKIEALLSKATLLMSFLDAPEEALKVYQDLSKGETSTSEIAQYREGLLYFELKRYKEADATLRNYLKKYPSGRFRFQTEALAREVSKILKTGTEPVTPPSSDLKQAPQLRVRVCNTRGEALITGSSVCVHGQGCKPQWRLGISNGKLMINGVQSSADTVTFTGKNFLTIAEGNKKKQLRGELQAKIDKGKLLVINVLDIEDYLYSVVPSENPASWPLETLKAQAVAARTYAYYQLLHRKNWAYDLVDYAGDQAYGGMAKEHKRSSKAVDETRGMVLTYDNKPILAMFSANSGGYTADSKAVFDLQKPYLIARSDPASLHGSMASWTKKYPRVKIVAALSQRGINANGLESIQSVEKGPSGRIIKIRIVKKDGSTMVLRNRPTLRRALDLPEILFDIRKNEDIFVFEGHGWGHGVGYSQWGSAHMGKTKNFNEILAFYYNKAKIDKLW; this is encoded by the coding sequence TTGCTGATTGTAAACTTAAGTTTGGCATTTGCAGACACCACGGATCTTTCCACCCAAGCGCTGGAAAAGGAACATCTGGCAAGATATCTCATGAATCAGGCCAGCTATCTCATTGACAGCGGGAAGTATTTTGAAGCCCTGGAAAGCTATAAAACCGCAGCAGAAACCACCGCCAATGATAAGACGAAAATCGAGGCATTGCTCTCCAAGGCAACTCTTCTTATGTCCTTTCTTGATGCCCCTGAAGAGGCGCTTAAAGTCTATCAGGATTTAAGTAAAGGCGAAACGTCCACCTCTGAAATAGCCCAATACCGAGAGGGGCTTCTCTATTTTGAACTGAAAAGATACAAAGAAGCCGATGCCACGCTCAGGAATTACCTGAAAAAATATCCCAGCGGGCGTTTTCGTTTTCAAACCGAAGCGCTTGCCCGGGAGGTTTCCAAGATCCTTAAGACTGGTACAGAACCGGTTACACCACCTTCTTCGGACCTGAAACAGGCGCCTCAATTAAGGGTGCGGGTCTGTAACACCAGAGGTGAAGCACTTATCACCGGCAGTTCGGTATGCGTCCATGGGCAGGGCTGCAAACCACAATGGCGTCTTGGCATCAGCAACGGCAAATTGATGATTAACGGGGTTCAGTCTTCGGCAGACACCGTAACTTTTACGGGTAAAAACTTTTTAACCATTGCCGAAGGCAACAAAAAAAAGCAGTTGCGCGGCGAACTCCAGGCCAAGATTGACAAGGGCAAACTTCTGGTCATCAATGTTCTGGATATTGAAGATTATTTATACAGTGTTGTACCATCGGAAAACCCTGCCTCCTGGCCTTTGGAGACCCTCAAAGCCCAGGCTGTGGCCGCACGTACCTATGCATATTATCAGCTTCTGCACCGGAAAAACTGGGCCTATGACCTGGTTGACTATGCCGGAGACCAGGCCTATGGCGGCATGGCTAAGGAACACAAACGTTCCTCCAAGGCCGTTGATGAAACCCGGGGCATGGTCCTGACCTATGATAACAAACCGATTCTGGCCATGTTTTCTGCAAACAGCGGTGGTTATACTGCAGATTCCAAAGCGGTGTTTGATCTTCAAAAGCCATACCTGATAGCGCGTAGCGACCCTGCAAGTCTCCATGGCAGTATGGCCAGCTGGACAAAAAAATATCCCAGGGTCAAAATTGTTGCCGCACTTTCCCAAAGAGGAATTAACGCCAACGGCCTTGAATCTATCCAAAGCGTTGAAAAAGGACCCTCAGGACGGATTATAAAAATCCGTATCGTAAAAAAAGACGGTTCCACCATGGTGCTGCGCAACCGACCTACCCTGCGCCGGGCCCTGGACCTGCCCGAAATTCTCTTTGATATCCGTAAAAATGAGGACATCTTTGTTTTTGAAGGCCACGGCTGGGGCCATGGGGTAGGATATTCCCAGTGGGGTTCTGCCCATATGGGAAAAACAAAAAATTTCAATGAAATATTGGCATTTTATTATAATAAGGCAAAGATTGACAAACTGTGGTGA
- a CDS encoding mechanosensitive ion channel domain-containing protein, whose translation MKIAYPTLRSPLVTIQHVVLPAVIITLALIMGSGILCNSARAEDSGSSDDIHQLMQIQERLTGVNRLISREALLAGQEGRTSDTSQLQELRFTYQRLLNAIKKNMSTAQLETRLKQSMESGQAYLVPDKDAHSLSYYDRLLDQQSAVSQEIRLLESSAQKTAENLKTAQADLTEANQTWRRVKEEVTAKKGANAENDPRYIKAQWNKELAQARLDLIGANSKGIEKDLVLTGLKQQIADQMTAKVRQGLSFEPGALARETARLAEEKSDLQRRLQKILDGQKKFEASWNLAQGSAGQDTANKALKARETWQDAYESALQRIEQVTSQLNVQEKLWGFRYAILEGKISQTDLNAWKEEAVQIQKDGQSNVTSLQNRQAGLSTRISALEKEIESMGDITYPASELQALKQANEFANYYLATLLATGQLANRLLNEISMRSKDATLIDKIKARLFAVEDLWNLELWVIDDNGVTVKKVVTALGILIAGFFIVRILIRLLSRRLQKTKMDPSAVAALDKLFFYLGCVLVVLFSLNTVNIPLTAFTFLGGAIAIGVGFGTQNLINNLISGFIIMAERPIRIGDVIEVDGSRAIVEEIGARCTRIRTSKNIHILVPNSHFLEQSITNWTLSDRSIRLEVSVGVAYGSPVNKVRDLLEGVASELSIILENPKPFVVFTDFGDNALGFELRFWVRVKGEPEMARTTSQVRFKIYEVLEENDIVISFPQRDIHLDTASPLKIELLGKL comes from the coding sequence ATGAAAATTGCATATCCAACTCTTCGCAGCCCGTTGGTCACCATACAACATGTTGTGCTCCCGGCTGTTATCATTACCCTGGCTCTAATCATGGGAAGCGGCATACTGTGTAATTCTGCCCGGGCGGAAGACAGTGGCTCCAGCGATGATATTCACCAACTCATGCAGATTCAGGAACGGCTTACAGGAGTCAACCGCCTTATATCCCGGGAGGCCCTTCTTGCCGGCCAGGAAGGAAGAACTTCTGATACATCCCAGCTTCAGGAGTTACGATTTACCTACCAGCGCCTTCTCAATGCCATAAAAAAGAATATGAGTACCGCCCAGCTTGAAACCAGACTGAAGCAATCCATGGAGAGCGGACAGGCCTATCTCGTGCCCGACAAGGATGCTCACTCCCTAAGCTACTATGACAGACTGTTGGACCAGCAGTCTGCCGTGTCCCAGGAGATCCGCCTGTTAGAAAGCTCAGCCCAAAAAACAGCAGAGAATCTTAAAACTGCCCAGGCCGATCTGACTGAAGCCAATCAAACCTGGCGTCGGGTTAAAGAGGAGGTAACCGCAAAAAAGGGAGCCAATGCGGAAAACGACCCCCGCTACATTAAAGCCCAATGGAACAAAGAACTGGCCCAGGCCAGACTGGATCTTATCGGCGCCAACAGCAAAGGAATTGAAAAAGATCTGGTGCTCACAGGCCTCAAACAGCAGATTGCTGACCAGATGACAGCAAAGGTGCGTCAGGGACTCTCTTTTGAACCGGGCGCTCTGGCCCGGGAAACCGCCCGCCTTGCCGAAGAAAAATCAGATCTCCAGAGGCGCCTGCAAAAAATTCTCGATGGCCAGAAAAAATTTGAGGCGTCCTGGAATCTGGCCCAGGGCTCAGCAGGACAAGATACGGCAAACAAAGCGCTTAAAGCCCGTGAAACCTGGCAGGATGCCTATGAGAGCGCTCTTCAGCGCATTGAACAGGTAACATCCCAACTTAATGTTCAGGAAAAGCTATGGGGATTTCGCTATGCCATTCTGGAAGGAAAGATATCCCAAACAGATCTGAATGCCTGGAAAGAAGAGGCCGTACAGATTCAAAAAGACGGACAGAGCAACGTAACTTCCCTGCAAAACCGGCAGGCCGGCCTAAGCACACGCATCTCCGCGCTGGAAAAAGAGATTGAAAGCATGGGGGACATAACATATCCGGCATCTGAGCTGCAAGCGCTGAAACAGGCCAATGAATTTGCAAATTACTATCTGGCCACCCTTCTGGCCACAGGGCAACTGGCAAACCGCCTGTTGAATGAAATTTCTATGCGCAGCAAGGATGCCACCCTTATTGACAAAATCAAGGCCCGGCTTTTTGCTGTAGAGGATCTGTGGAATTTAGAATTATGGGTCATTGATGACAACGGAGTGACAGTCAAAAAAGTTGTCACAGCCCTTGGTATTCTGATAGCAGGCTTTTTCATTGTCAGAATACTTATCCGGCTGCTCTCCCGCCGGCTTCAAAAAACGAAAATGGACCCCAGTGCTGTGGCTGCCCTGGACAAACTGTTTTTTTACCTTGGTTGTGTTTTGGTGGTGCTTTTCTCCCTGAACACGGTGAATATCCCTCTCACAGCCTTTACATTTCTAGGTGGTGCCATTGCCATCGGCGTGGGATTTGGGACCCAGAATCTGATCAACAACCTGATCTCCGGATTTATTATCATGGCCGAGCGTCCCATACGCATCGGCGATGTCATTGAAGTGGACGGCTCCCGGGCCATCGTGGAGGAAATCGGTGCCCGCTGTACACGAATCCGGACCTCAAAAAATATCCATATCCTTGTTCCCAACAGCCACTTCCTAGAACAAAGCATCACCAACTGGACCCTGTCGGACAGATCCATTCGCCTGGAAGTTTCAGTGGGTGTTGCCTACGGCTCACCTGTGAACAAGGTTCGTGACCTTCTGGAAGGGGTGGCCAGTGAATTGTCCATTATTTTGGAAAACCCAAAGCCTTTTGTAGTATTCACTGACTTCGGAGACAATGCCCTGGGCTTTGAACTGCGTTTCTGGGTCAGGGTAAAAGGCGAACCTGAGATGGCCAGAACAACAAGCCAGGTACGCTTCAAAATTTACGAAGTTCTGGAAGAAAACGACATTGTCATTTCCTTTCCCCAGCGTGATATTCATCTGGACACGGCTTCTCCGTTGAAAATTGAGCTGTTGGGAAAGCTATAA
- a CDS encoding FlgO family outer membrane protein produces MQKIINFLLLLVIVGFVPASALAEFQKTKIAVLDFQLQGHFDNPDMGAIVAEWFITAMVREGRFDVVERRLLEKVLTEHQLAMTGALDANSASQIGKLLGVKTIISGSVIRLQDILEVNARIIDVESGSIIAAENVRSSAATQLHDLVDVMSKKIIHNFPLEGYIVYRNKNNVTLDLGTNSGVKKGMTFMVFKEGEVIKHPKTNEILDVKRIRTGTVTIFNVSGKICEGEISEETSPGSVDYGQMVKSMTANIPSEARLFVDPSPEDATIRILNITPRYERGMPLALGRYHIEASAPGYQTGYLWIDINTKEDTHVAISLVKAPTSSESQRAYLQPDGSQARTTTYVPPVSTGPVVENSTLNQYIQMLTSDSMASKKRAAKLMTRSKCSDTRVLDVAEQELLKWYPRSGSDRNLIDTMAWLCNALGASGNKKYLGSLKEVSRNAPHRKLKGYAAKNYNGLK; encoded by the coding sequence ATGCAAAAAATAATAAATTTTCTTCTTTTGCTTGTGATTGTTGGATTTGTACCCGCCTCGGCCCTGGCGGAATTTCAAAAAACAAAAATTGCCGTCTTGGACTTCCAGCTGCAGGGGCATTTTGATAATCCGGACATGGGGGCCATTGTGGCGGAATGGTTCATTACGGCCATGGTACGTGAAGGCCGCTTTGATGTGGTTGAGAGACGTCTTCTGGAAAAAGTGCTCACAGAGCATCAATTGGCCATGACCGGCGCCCTTGATGCCAACAGTGCTTCACAGATCGGAAAACTTCTTGGTGTGAAAACCATTATTTCGGGCTCTGTGATAAGACTTCAGGATATCCTTGAAGTCAATGCCAGAATTATTGATGTGGAAAGCGGTTCCATTATTGCCGCTGAAAACGTCAGAAGTTCGGCGGCCACGCAGTTACACGACCTTGTGGATGTCATGTCTAAAAAGATCATTCACAATTTTCCCCTGGAAGGCTACATCGTCTACCGTAACAAAAACAACGTCACCCTGGACCTGGGAACGAACTCAGGTGTTAAAAAAGGGATGACATTCATGGTGTTCAAAGAAGGGGAGGTGATTAAGCACCCTAAAACCAATGAAATTCTTGATGTTAAACGGATCCGGACGGGGACTGTGACCATTTTTAATGTCTCGGGAAAAATATGTGAAGGTGAAATCAGCGAAGAAACAAGCCCCGGTTCCGTGGATTATGGCCAGATGGTCAAAAGCATGACAGCAAACATCCCCAGTGAAGCACGACTGTTTGTGGACCCGTCTCCGGAAGATGCAACGATCCGGATCCTCAACATCACCCCCCGATACGAACGCGGCATGCCGCTGGCCCTGGGAAGGTACCATATTGAGGCATCTGCCCCGGGCTATCAGACCGGTTATTTATGGATCGATATAAATACAAAAGAAGATACGCATGTAGCCATCAGCCTTGTAAAAGCGCCAACATCTTCGGAGTCACAGAGGGCTTATCTTCAACCGGATGGTTCCCAGGCCCGGACAACAACCTATGTTCCCCCGGTCTCAACTGGGCCGGTTGTGGAAAATTCGACCCTGAATCAATATATCCAGATGCTTACATCCGACTCGATGGCATCAAAAAAACGTGCGGCCAAGTTGATGACCCGCTCTAAATGTTCCGATACAAGGGTTCTGGATGTTGCGGAACAAGAGTTGCTGAAATGGTACCCCCGAAGTGGTTCAGACAGGAATCTGATAGACACCATGGCATGGTTGTGCAATGCCCTTGGCGCTTCGGGAAATAAAAAATACCTGGGATCGCTCAAGGAGGTTTCCCGAAATGCACCCCATAGAAAACTTAAGGGCTATGCCGCAAAAAACTATAATGGATTAAAATAG
- a CDS encoding dialkylrecorsinol condensing enzyme, with product MKKILIIHYSQTGQLTDIVNSITAPLKKIEDVCIVYEEIKPRPGFDFPWSATKFCDVFPESVEGIPCEIEPVHFDPNEAYDLVILAYQVWFLAPSLPITAFLDSSDAKVMKGRPVLTIIGCRNMWLLAHETVKQKIVESGGRLFGNIVLGDKTGNLLGVLTITIWMLSGKKKSFLGILPDAGISDQDIYDASKFGDIVSDAVKNNDPGPVQNRLNAHGAVTVVPQYILFEKRIHRIFKVWSRFILKKGKRGNPGRKFRVRLFLVYLFIAIAVIAPVSTVLSMLAVRLKKDEIQNAIGYFSENTFLF from the coding sequence ATGAAAAAAATACTTATCATACATTACTCACAAACCGGCCAATTAACCGATATCGTCAACTCTATAACAGCCCCCCTTAAAAAGATTGAGGATGTCTGCATTGTTTATGAAGAGATCAAACCCAGGCCTGGGTTTGATTTTCCATGGTCGGCCACGAAATTCTGTGATGTTTTTCCCGAATCTGTGGAGGGAATACCCTGCGAAATAGAACCTGTTCATTTTGATCCCAATGAAGCCTATGATCTGGTCATCCTTGCATACCAGGTCTGGTTTCTTGCGCCGTCACTGCCCATCACGGCGTTTCTTGACTCCAGTGATGCAAAGGTTATGAAAGGGCGGCCTGTCCTGACGATCATAGGATGCCGAAACATGTGGCTTCTGGCTCATGAGACGGTGAAACAAAAAATTGTTGAATCCGGCGGCCGTTTATTCGGTAATATCGTGCTAGGGGATAAAACCGGGAATCTGCTTGGTGTTCTCACCATCACCATCTGGATGCTGTCTGGGAAGAAAAAATCTTTTCTGGGGATATTGCCGGATGCAGGTATCTCAGACCAGGATATTTATGATGCGAGCAAATTTGGAGATATTGTGTCCGATGCCGTGAAGAACAATGATCCCGGCCCGGTTCAGAATAGGCTTAATGCGCATGGCGCAGTCACCGTGGTACCGCAATATATACTTTTTGAGAAGCGAATCCATCGCATTTTTAAAGTCTGGTCAAGATTCATTCTGAAAAAAGGAAAAAGGGGTAATCCAGGCCGAAAATTTAGGGTTCGACTTTTTCTGGTTTATCTTTTTATAGCAATCGCTGTCATCGCCCCTGTTTCCACGGTTCTCTCCATGTTGGCCGTCAGATTGAAAAAAGACGAGATTCAAAATGCCATAGGCTATTTTTCAGAAAATACATTTCTATTTTAA
- the lon gene encoding endopeptidase La — translation MVSTPETPTYIVIPISRTVLFPESNLDIEVNKALGSLLKERMGQGENLAVALAVKEGFEPGRNEPDMFFSTGTLIELKTHTAKGSNDLFRASGRLRVTVQSLEKTDSRVTAAVLAAPDHEDMDLKSREQMLDYIKGIAHGIAIQFKGSESYAQRIRQMDSIPETMTYLLPFIPISMEEKQRLLETDSLKERGIAFMDILLKHKTAVTLQIEMAEKFSHQSNERYRKAFLKEQLKQIHQELDEDTPESKGKKDYARLIKEAGMPGEVEQAALEELSKLNEQGQGGHEAPIIKNYLDLLVALPWRATEEKDIDIDHAEKLLDSHHHGQEKIKERILEHLSVMKLKKEKQGSILLLVGPPGTGKTSLGASIAKALDRKYVRISLGGVRDEAEIRGHRRTYIGALPGRIIQGMKKAGEKNPVFVLDEVDKLVSAFHGDPSSALLEVLDPEQNISFSDHYLEVPYDLSDVFFIATANDKRGIPAPLLDRMEVIDITGYTAGEKLCIAKDHLLKRVFEEHGIKKSQLEITEDALKAIIEKYTVEAGVRALRQQLARVAGFASRKIVSGTADQPYIVTTETLEEILGHPKIRHDVAQADNPPGVVTGLAWTPMGGEILFIEAVHMPGTGRLTLTGQLGDVMKESASISMGLFRSRLAFVLKNFDFQKNDLHIHIPAGALPKDGPSAGAAMFTAITSLIMGHKINPTLAMTGEITLRGHILPVGGIKEKVLAAHRAGLKTIILPEENKIDLTEIPEDVREQLTFVTIHTVEDLIRETIGIDLPKPETLRLGTLPENLAVSPVFTEV, via the coding sequence ATGGTATCAACACCTGAGACCCCAACATATATTGTCATACCCATCAGCCGGACCGTGCTGTTTCCGGAATCAAACCTTGATATAGAGGTGAACAAAGCTTTGGGAAGCTTGCTTAAAGAACGCATGGGTCAGGGGGAAAACCTGGCTGTTGCCCTGGCCGTCAAAGAAGGGTTTGAGCCCGGGCGCAATGAACCGGATATGTTCTTTTCCACCGGCACGCTGATCGAATTAAAAACCCACACCGCCAAAGGCAGCAATGATCTGTTCCGTGCAAGCGGACGCCTAAGGGTCACTGTTCAATCCCTTGAAAAAACAGACAGCCGGGTTACGGCCGCGGTTCTGGCGGCACCGGACCATGAGGACATGGATCTGAAAAGCAGGGAACAAATGCTGGATTACATCAAGGGTATCGCCCATGGAATCGCCATTCAGTTCAAGGGTTCAGAAAGTTATGCCCAGCGCATCCGGCAAATGGATTCCATACCTGAGACCATGACATATCTTTTGCCGTTTATCCCCATCTCCATGGAAGAGAAACAGCGGCTTCTGGAAACAGACTCATTGAAAGAACGAGGAATCGCCTTTATGGATATTCTTCTCAAACACAAGACGGCCGTTACGCTTCAAATTGAGATGGCGGAGAAATTTTCCCACCAGTCCAATGAAAGATATCGAAAAGCCTTTTTGAAAGAACAGTTGAAGCAGATTCACCAGGAGCTGGATGAAGACACACCTGAGTCCAAGGGCAAAAAGGATTATGCCCGGCTGATCAAAGAGGCCGGGATGCCCGGGGAGGTGGAGCAGGCAGCCTTGGAAGAGCTGTCTAAATTAAATGAACAGGGGCAGGGCGGCCATGAAGCCCCTATCATAAAAAATTATCTTGACCTTTTGGTGGCGCTGCCCTGGCGGGCCACCGAAGAAAAGGATATCGACATAGATCACGCCGAAAAACTGCTCGATTCCCATCACCACGGTCAGGAGAAAATAAAAGAACGGATCCTTGAACACCTATCTGTGATGAAGCTTAAAAAAGAAAAACAGGGTTCCATCCTGCTGCTGGTCGGTCCTCCGGGTACCGGGAAAACCAGCCTTGGAGCCAGCATTGCAAAAGCCCTGGACAGAAAATATGTCAGGATCAGCCTGGGCGGTGTCAGAGATGAGGCTGAGATCAGGGGACATAGAAGAACCTATATCGGCGCGCTCCCGGGGCGGATCATTCAGGGCATGAAAAAAGCAGGAGAAAAAAACCCGGTGTTTGTCCTGGACGAAGTGGACAAACTGGTTTCGGCATTCCATGGGGACCCGTCAAGCGCCCTGCTTGAAGTGCTTGATCCGGAACAGAACATAAGCTTTTCCGATCATTACCTGGAAGTTCCCTATGATCTGTCAGATGTATTCTTCATTGCAACGGCCAACGATAAAAGGGGGATTCCCGCACCCCTTCTGGACCGGATGGAGGTGATCGACATCACCGGTTATACGGCCGGCGAGAAACTGTGTATTGCCAAAGACCATCTGCTGAAACGGGTGTTCGAGGAACACGGCATAAAAAAATCCCAACTGGAAATCACGGAGGATGCGTTAAAAGCGATCATTGAGAAATATACAGTTGAAGCCGGTGTCAGGGCCCTTCGCCAGCAGCTTGCCCGGGTGGCTGGATTCGCTTCCCGGAAGATTGTTTCAGGCACGGCTGATCAGCCTTATATTGTCACAACGGAGACCCTGGAAGAGATTCTCGGACATCCCAAAATAAGACATGATGTGGCCCAGGCTGACAATCCGCCAGGCGTGGTAACCGGCCTTGCCTGGACCCCTATGGGGGGCGAGATCCTTTTTATTGAAGCTGTCCATATGCCTGGAACCGGCAGACTGACCCTGACCGGTCAGCTCGGGGACGTGATGAAAGAGTCGGCCTCCATATCCATGGGGCTTTTCAGGTCCCGGCTGGCGTTTGTCCTCAAGAACTTTGACTTTCAAAAAAATGATCTGCATATCCACATCCCTGCCGGGGCACTGCCCAAAGACGGGCCGTCAGCCGGGGCTGCTATGTTTACGGCCATCACATCGCTGATCATGGGCCACAAGATTAATCCGACCCTCGCCATGACAGGGGAAATTACATTGAGGGGGCACATCCTGCCTGTCGGCGGCATCAAGGAAAAGGTTCTGGCCGCCCACCGGGCAGGCTTAAAAACAATTATCCTGCCGGAAGAAAACAAAATAGACCTTACCGAAATTCCGGAAGATGTGAGAGAACAATTGACTTTTGTGACGATTCATACGGTCGAGGACCTGATCAGGGAAACCATCGGTATTGATCTTCCCAAACCCGAAACACTCCGGCTGGGGACACTTCCCGAAAACCTGGCTGTAAGCCCGGTTTTCACGGAAGTCTGA
- a CDS encoding MarR family transcriptional regulator gives MFFLDREAIYEVIRKFSLLGRECSHEISEKLGAFELQDNQLYYLKMIGRAMDITCGELAGQLNITKPSVTAIINKLIELGVVEKSRCIRDKRIHYIKLTEKGRNITRLEYLSHQRMVDRILEVLSEEEIHTLIRLTKKL, from the coding sequence GTGTTTTTTTTGGACAGGGAAGCAATCTACGAAGTCATCAGAAAGTTCAGCCTGCTGGGACGGGAGTGCAGTCATGAAATCTCGGAAAAACTGGGGGCGTTCGAACTTCAGGACAATCAGTTGTACTATTTAAAAATGATTGGCAGAGCCATGGACATTACCTGTGGAGAACTGGCCGGGCAGTTGAATATCACCAAACCTTCCGTCACTGCTATCATAAATAAACTCATTGAACTGGGCGTGGTTGAAAAATCACGCTGCATCAGGGACAAACGCATCCACTATATCAAACTGACAGAGAAGGGCCGCAATATCACCCGCCTGGAATACCTTTCCCATCAGCGCATGGTGGACAGGATACTGGAAGTTCTGTCCGAAGAAGAAATCCATACATTGATCCGGTTGACCAAAAAATTGTAA